In Cydia amplana chromosome 5, ilCydAmpl1.1, whole genome shotgun sequence, the genomic window ggtttgagaggggggtgagaagggattttaaggctactgctacaaaaataatgtattccaatttaaaatggagctatagtaatacgcataataataaaaaatcgatccaacaatcttccaaaaatcacctttgtatgaaaacccctctcaccccaaatacgaggcactacggggtgaggtgggttttcctctttatcgtcaaagttatgaaatggaactacccaaaataaaataaaaactaaaatactaacgtccggaacacttattacctaaatacaccattcagttttcatatgtatacatttttatatatatatatatcgcttttcggtgaaggaaaacatcgtgaggaaaccggactaatcccaacaagggcctagtttaccctctgggttggaaggtcagatggcagtcgctttcgtaaaaactagtgtccacgccaattactgggattagttgccaagcggaccccaggctcccatgagccgtggcaaaaatgccgggacaacgcgaggaagatgatgatgatattgttatcgaggtttgaatttcagttttgaccctacacAGGgtcattttacggtacttatttatattattttattaactttttttttatcgtatggcaaacatattgtaaaaatagaaacaaacataattataagtctACACTAAGACCATTCAGCCACTTTAAGGCTTCGTCGCTCAGGGTGATCAGGTCATCCGGATTTTCGATGTCCTGCTCATCCCTGGTGTAAGTTTCCTGTAAGTTCAGGACGTCGATTTTGTAGTCTTTGAGAAGTCTGGAAATGTAGTCGCATTTCGGTCTACTAATACCTTCTACATTAATCTGACAAATTCGGACTGATGGTCCGAGATCTCTGGTCCGTGTGATCATTGTGCTCATATACGACCggcctggcctagtgggtagtgaccctgcctatgaagccgatggtcccgggttcgaatcctggtaagggcatttatttgtatgatgatacagatatttgttcctgagtcatggttgttttctatgtatttaagtatttatatatatattatatatatcgttgtctgagtacccacaacacaagccttcttgagcttaccgtggggcttagtcaatttgtgtaagaatgtccctataatatttatttattttatttatattattcgcTTCTATTTTTCTTGCTGCGAGGCTCGTATGGAAATAGTGCAGTGCAGCAGCCAGAGTTGATTACTCTTTAGCACCACCCAGGGGACACGTGCGGGGTATCTAAGGTAATCTTCCCGCGGACGCGAGTAATCATTGTCCCCCTTTTATTAACTTACAAGATAATATATATTACAAGatacaaagttattgttattgtccaATTGAGTTCAGAGTTCTTTAGAACATGTCTTCAACCTTACAAATTCTATCTAAACGTGATTTTCTTGACCAAGTTCCCTCCCACATCCCAATTTCTCCAAAATAATCCAGTTATGATCGCGTCTGTATCACAGTTCACAACCGAACGTTTCTGCCAACTGGCacaaaatctgtttatttaCAGCACGTAGAACTTTAAATGCCCTTCAGTATAATGGTATAATCCGAACAAGATAAGAAGTCACACGATTTCAAGAGTATCATAATAAGAATGGGATCAGATATTTAGTTGAGTGTTAAATGAAAACTCGGCTAGATGGTGTTAGAGAAGTGTTCTGTGTTTTGGTTTTTATGATAACAGTGTGGTTTGATGTGGAAATTTCGAAGCTTCATCGCAAGGTATAAGTATAAATAAGTTGACATTATTACAAAACacaatagacccgtctataaatgtgagttaatatgtgttcaaaacgcgaaggttttaaatattataaaacacaatagtTTCAGGGTGAGACGTAATTTTGGTGGTTTTTAGTTTTACACCTACGTAGATGTAGCAGACATTGTAAATCTTATTTATGAGCTAATCGGGGtgaatttgtatttataaaaagataaattggtaGACCACTACTAAATTAATTCACTTTTATAGATAATTTGTCAGTAGATAAAAGGTGCGAACTTcgaaaattgtatgggaaatagattcttcgcgcctacatttttcaaatttgccgccctattctataaatcaataagtaactttaacataacttttactgaCAAAGCTGGCTTACcaaaataggtatatatgtacttatagttGTACCTATGACTATCTCACTGTTACTCTACTGACATCATAAGCGTTTGAGTGGCAATGAATCACATGAATGCTTCCAAATCCGtacctataaaattataaataaacaactatACCTATATCAATTGGTTTTGTGTAATCAAGTCTATTTGAGAACAACCGAGTTTTGGAATGAACAGAATTGGTCtaagtaatattattatgtacctattttaaaactttaCTTGCGCAAAGTTGTGGTAGATTAATTGTTTCTAAGAAATCTACAGTTCAGTATTTATTCCTAGCGAGTACTAATTACTAATTCTCATTTCGATCGATACTAAACCTATGTCCTTCATTCATGGACTCGATAAGTGGTTCACTTCGTCTTTTGACAAATAACagtacttattaagtaggtagttagCATTCGATCACTATCGATTGAGCAGTTTCTAGGACATCTctacaaatattattaaatacgatagtaattctgtctgtctgttacctgttCACTGCTCTTAAACGACTGAACGGATTtacatgaaatttggtatggagatagttatTATATGCCTGAGAAATGACATTGGATAGTGATTAtcaatcgtcatcatcatcccaTCAAGCTGACTAAAGTATTGATTAAATATATGTACtacaaatgtacctatgtataaattatgttaaataaagaatttttttttacatattgaaCATTACTTAATTAATTCATTCGAATTACATTTAGGTACCTCTCGACCGCCATTTATTTGTCAAACTTGAAACTGTCGCGCACAAGCCAAGGTCATTTTACAAGCAAGCCaatatattgttaattaaaaaaaaagaacctAAATAATATTACTTAATTGAAACCATGAAGTGttcggtcaaggaatttaaatTCAGTACCTACCGTTTCGTACCTTTCCGTTTCGCAGTGACAATACGAGTAGTAGGTATGAGGgttagcgactttcatattgattgtctcTGTGATAAGGTACGAAATTGCACAAAACTTAAATTCTTTGATTGTACTTAAACTGTGACAAAGTATTTTTGATCGAATTAGTAGAGAAGATACTTAAATACGACGTCTTATACCATTATTGCATTCCTGTAAGACTACGTAGATAATTCTGGTATACGAATGCCAAAAATAATAATGTCTACATTAGTCTACATGCAATTTGTTGTATCGCCTTGGGCATAAGGTGTAAGAACTTTGTCTGTGGCGAGCGATCGAGATATTTTGGGACGAGAATCCGTGAGAAATGAATTATCGAGATCGTGCAGTATTTGTTGACAATTTTGTTGCAGAGATGGCTGTAGGCAGGtaatgatggtcgttcttgttcTTGTccacgtgacagcgtgataaaacggcgcccgtcactttctatcgcccggtgttaaaaagtgacggttATTTTATCATGTGGATAATTCCATCCAAAATACGCCTGCAGTAATTAGTGtaattacctatgtaaattGTGAATTTGCATTTAAAAGTTTATTAGAAATTTTAACACTGGCGTTTTCGACCGACGATTTTTTAGAAGTACCGTATAGTAATAATTATAACTTTaattaactagtagttcgccccgaactgagaactcgcggttaaccaaaaattatatagcgattgactttgttgcacctacttaggtactcgtatagtgcgacataaaatattagaaaataaatgagggcggcactttctacgtacctgtcacatttttgacgtaaaatgcttacacataacaacaatttagtatggacatttttgagttccattttatttaatttctactattttatgtcgctctttttgcatcaattttgaagcgccatttacaagtttagcgttaagtaatatagatggcgctattttttcgaataaagggcttcgtatacggctgtccctcccctggatttaagtcaccaccatagagattaaaataaactgtatctgtgctaagccgaaatatttcttgtcaaatgtcacatacatatattatgtttattctattttatttttatcttgctaattatttcaaaatggtaaatttaaaaacgatattataaaagtgtaagtcgagcactttcatttgatactaaactcgaccatgtttcttgcaaaaaattgaccagaatagcaagacccctcacaaacagctttttggccttctaagctcttcaagctcaataacctctttatcgggcctgctcataatttaatgactaaaatataatgccctcgactacacgtttacccaatttcatttaaattaggaCAAATTTACTTatgttattgagtatcaaactatcttctgacagttcagcttaaaaacatcgaaatgccgagacgtgccgctagccagccgcgtgttcaaagtcgaatgtaagaacttcgcttcgcttcgctcgctcgttcgacaaTGTCAAAATATCATCCGCTCATTCTGCTTCTtattagggccgatacagacggactgcaacccgactgcaatttgtatgggaactgcacgccaactgcaacgtcggccCTGTACTGGCCCTTAAGGGTTTATGAGAACGTTACATTAGCTTTCCCATAGGCTTAGCTACAGCCTTATTTATTACTGACTgaggtttgaaataaaatacttcATTCATTAAGGATTTCCCGCGCCTCATAAAAACGAGCTCTCTTGATTGGACTGTCATTAAAAAGTTGGCTGTCACCGAGGCCGCAGTTCCGCTCGTCATGTCACCGAGGCCGCAGTTCCGCTCATTAGTGACATTGTGCCGTGACACTCGTGACAGCTAGGAAGCGGTCATTGTCAATGCGCGCGCGTCGAAAATAGATCGCTCGCTCGATTACTGTGGGAATTCAGTGATTGGACAAGGTTTAATGACGCTTGTAAGACCGTCAACAtcactaagtaggtacctatactgttTTCAGAATTAGGAAGAGTAAACAGAGTTACAGGCATGTTACAGGCGTAAAATATGTTATTTTCTTTCTAAATAGCTTTCTAATTGTGGATATCAGTATAACTGAAATTAGTACCGTAACCTTGCTCCTAAATTaccttcaattttttttctctGATATAATTGTATCcagtgttttatttatttattaaaacattattgCACGATATAAAATTGTACAATTATCAGACATTGTACAGTTGTAAAATTGTACAACTTATcatgatatatgtatacatattttgacAATTTAAATAgacctagagtctgttcggaaagagaagagtcgtggaatgtattgggccccacattccacgactcttctctttccgcactctATCATATTGTAACACTTAAATGAAATAATGATCATAtagtttgtataaaaaatacaataatatagtATGTATAAAAACTGTTCGAGCACAATTACCCCGTGACTCCCGTGAGGAGCAAAGTAGGAATGCACATTTTACTTTACGGTAACAAAATTTCAATTTAACTATAGATGGCGCCTAAAAGTCTAGGGGTTAAAACAAAATGATCTATCAATAACGCAATTATTCACATAATTTAACGTAGGTACCTTACCTACACTGTGTTaagggcatttctcaggagggccatttttacgtgtccggggcaaaaagttattgaatgtactgttcaataaatctgaattaattcaggcatgattttcagcatatattctgtctgggacactatcaaactatttatttattatttatataatacattaaaaaaatatccaaatgcgaaaaatgatgttcggtgggcgtgtcccgcgcccagattttttgaaacaaaattattactcaagattatatcggagttattatcggtgttcacgcataaggtattagttaactgatcatattctttatatcaaaataatgtgtttgctcaacacattgaataaaaccaaatttacgatgtgtcccgggctattgactgatttcggtgtaatttacaaaccatgtcggtactcttacaaagttgtagacTAGGGactcagtggctcaaacaaagtatgctttagttgtgccttaaccgttgaataaagtagaggtgcagtcacagtatactaaggtactttttagggttccgtagccaaatggcaaaaaacggaacccttatagattcgtcatgtctgtctgtctgtccgtctgtccgtctgtccgtctgtccgtctgtctgtccgtccgtatgtcacagccacttttctccgaaactataagaactatactgttgaaacttggtaagtagatgtattctgtgaaccgcattaagattttcacacaaaaatagaaaaaaaacattaaatttttggggttccccatacttcgaactgaaactcaaaaaaatttttttcatcaaacccatacgtgtgggatatctatggataggtcttcaaaaatgatattgaggtttctaatatcatttttttctaaactgaatagtttgcgcgagagacacttccaaagtggtaaaatgtgtgtccccccccctgtaacttctaaaataagagaatgataaaactaaaaaaaatatatgatgtacattaccatgtaaacttccaccgaaaattggtttgaacgagatctagcaagtagtttttttttaatacgtcataaatcgcctaaatacggaacccttcatgggcgagtccgactcgcacttggccgctttttttaaatgtttctctgtcattcggtaGATTCGGTTCTGTTTTTTTGAGATCGTtggtgcaattttctcccacagttCTAGTGCATTTATCGCtatgcaagtgattaagaaaacctcgaaagtacctaaacccatcattattacatctcctctgtatcattcatactatttctgtaattgctaaaaagcgattaattttgacatcactggtgttgatttccttggtttcggtggattttttgaccaccgatatcaagaaagtgatcaccgaattcaaatcctgctttgtaaactagtttgctgtactttattttctaacttatcacacctaaaaagtttaagatacgctttataaacgtaaaactatgcttgtacgtaaattaagtcatagtataagtaaacaaaatcactagtttataatgagtagtgttttttttttcacgagacgtatgttgaaaatcgtagacccaatgtTTCTTTCTCTCTTTTCGCTGTTGCCTTGATTTATCTTCAAACCAatggagtatattatgtgaatttgtcctctgtatcacttgagACCCTACACCATGATACCTTTAAACGTGTcagccatattaaataaatgcagttaattagatcccacttcgtttaaaataacttgtgttttacatactatgcaaggtgcacccacaaaacaagggattaaaaataaagtggccttctattgtcgagatcgcttcaaaggcactgaacgtacctactgatcaatatttctaaagcatagccatgaacacaaattcaacatagccagtgttttaacaatcctcaacgtctgatgtatttatgtttaaatatcggagttacaatttagctcaagtgtgtgagggtgcaggagatcataaCTAATAGGTGATTGgatctttaagcattagtcaacaccttcaagtagttttaaattgagggagtTCACGCTTTAAACCTCTGTCattaaaaaatactacatatttaaaagtctagcaaaatactcgttttccgtattgtttacattgttttataaatgcattaaatatttttctcaaaagtatcttgtttatggggtgtaggtaacataagtttctttttgatgagtgtgccgttggattgtgtgaaacaaacattttcttcttcatagcacttatgtgcgaatttatggtcgacatgtctgaaactcgtttcaggaccatacatcgccctattgtatgaggatagtcaattagtgtgggatatcttctagagatgttgtttcataagccgcaactttgttattttaaaatcttgagtaaacaaaggtaaactatttattaaatctATGTAAGCTATGCTATATCATTAGCCTCACTATATCGCTTATcatcaaataagaataaaaaatattaataaattataatataatttagatataaaattgAAGTGTGATTTTTGTGTACctaagcatttttgaattcggtgacgtaaattgatttcagtgcctgcacatgatttcggtgttttttaaatctcaaatatcaaagaaactataaggttctaatggaggcctccactaccaatattttttatattaaggctagattttaggaaataaagttgtgtatcaaataagtaaaaaataaaattcggcaccgaagtcaggcaccgaacgtcatctctgagaatcgcccttAACACTCAAGTACCGAAACCAACTAGATAAGCATGATAATAAAAGTGAGTATAGTTTACCTAAGAcgtcaagtacctacctaatacttataataatgtCCAAAATATATTGCAAACGCTGTAAGGAAGCTGTTGAAAACCAACCGGCGTGTTCTGTGCTATGTGCCTCACGTGCTTGCGAAGAAAGGGTACTTACCTATCAGTAGTTTCCTCTACCATCGACAGTTCACAAAACATTCGAAAACATTAATATGAATTTTTGAAGGTTGTCatttgtcatttttttaaatagtacaatgatggtggcaaacaggaatacggcccgccccaTGGTacgcggtaaccgtagcccatggatgcctgtgacgtcagcaacagtgatggccacaattgtcgcacctgtcgtgGCAAAATAGGGGCCAGAAGTAACATTCCTATAATTCACAGGCCCCCATCAACAAGCCGATCGTGTGGGTGCTCGGAGGCCCGGGCTCCGGCAAGGGCACTCAATGCGACAAGATCATCGCCAAGTATGGCTTCACCCATCTGTCTTCTGGCGATCTTTTGAGAGCGGAAGTCAAGAGTGGATCCGAGAGAGGGAAGAGTCTCACGGCTATCATGGAACGAGGTAAGTATCTACATTCTTCCACCTTCTTCCAGCTATCAATGAAATCACAAAATGTAAATTTAGACCAAAATTATTGTCGTGATAACTGTCGACCATTTATATTCCCCGCTACTTTTCTCGAGCTTATTGCCATGTTTGAGAACATACTATCGTTTAAGCCATAGTTATAAAAAGCTCATGTTTCTGGCCATTGTAATAAAGAACTGATGTTTCAGTCTCTGAGACCAAGATATGAGCATAACACGCCAATAAGGCTTCTCAAATATATTTCACTATACTCCATACCCGCGttcttatacatatacatatacgatACGCCAGATTTAATAGAGTAAAAAACGCCTGGCCAAAGAAGAATACCCTGTCAAGGCATTGTGGGCACCATTTAGTAAGACATGGCCATCAAAGTGTAACTaagacaatagggtatttgactgttttaaaaataaattatttcacaccatgcatgaaataggtaaagcaccagataattctaacatagatagcagttatttttaaacacaagttctatttaataaatcggatagaaatataataagtacctagtgtTTAAGTAGTTTATGGTGAGTTGACGTcacatgtaatgtttcatataaattccatattaggaaatcgttttgacagttctaaaacagaaactgatttgactagtagtaaaCAATAACATCAATCCACTCGTTCCAGGTGAACTGGTTCCCAACGAGCTAGTTCTGGAGCTGCTCAAAGACGCCATTGAAGCTAAACTCGCGGAGTCCAATGGCTTCCTCATCGACGGGTACCCGCGCGAGAAGAGTCAGGGCGAAGCCTTCGAGAAAACCATTGCTCCTTGCACTGTGAGTAGCCAAAGAAACATTTCCCATAACGCACGCGCCTGTATCTCAGAGAAatgcttgtttatttatattgaaaGATAAAGATAGTGCCATTCAAAAAATTCGTGCTGTGAAACTTCAGAATGAAAAACCCGATTGTTGTGTGTTCACTTATGGATATACACGACACGGCAAACGTCCCATCGTTGGTTTTCGCATTCGTAGGTACTAAACAATTTCCAAAACtttttaaatgaatgaatgaatttccAGAAATCAGACATTAATCTAGCCTAGAGCTCCCTAAAATGAATGTATTATATTCAAAAGATAATTCCTTCAGCCATTTACACTTTTTACACTTTGTTTAGACTCGTCGTAAGTTAGTCTGGTGTTATTCTTCCGTgcgatattattattttacctagaTGCACTTAAAAtatgacaatcttttttttttcaggtaatcatCTACTTCGAAGCAACAGCTGAAACTTTAACCAAGCGTCTCTTAGGCCGCGCCGCCAGCTCGGGCCGCGCTGATGACAACGAAGAAACGATCAAACTGAGACTGAAGACGTTCGTCGCCAACAACGAGCTGGTGTTGGCACAGTACCCTGACAAATTGAAGAGGGTAAGTGATTGATGATGATATCCAGAAGATGGTTGACACTCCGAAGAATTGTCTGCTGATAGTTCGACCTGTGCTGATGAGACTAAAGACCCCTGCAACAGCGAGCTGGTAAGCCTGACCAAGCGTCTCTTAGGCAATGGTACCAGTTCGGGCCGCGCTGATGACTAGTACCCCGACAAGTTGAAGAGGCTAAGTATAAGTGGTTTCAATGATGACACCCCGAAGAATTGTCTGCTGATAGCTCGACCTGTAAGGATGAGACTAAAGACCCCTGCAATAGCGAGCTGGTAAGCCTGACCAAGCGTCTCCTAGGACATGGTACCAGCTCGGGCCGCGCTGATGACAACGAAGATACGAACAAGCTGAGACTGAAGACCTTCGTCGAAAACAACGAGCTGGTGTTGGCACAGTACCCTGACAAATTGAAGAGGGTAAGTGATTGATGTTGATGTCC contains:
- the LOC134648368 gene encoding adenylate kinase isoenzyme 1-like isoform X1 translates to MKTRLDGVREVFCVLVFMITVWFDVEISKLHRKAPINKPIVWVLGGPGSGKGTQCDKIIAKYGFTHLSSGDLLRAEVKSGSERGKSLTAIMERGELVPNELVLELLKDAIEAKLAESNGFLIDGYPREKSQGEAFEKTIAPCTVIIYFEATAETLTKRLLGRAASSGRADDNEETIKLRLKTFVANNELVLAQYPDKLKRIDAERSVDDIFAEVVSILDPIVKA
- the LOC134648368 gene encoding adenylate kinase isoenzyme 1-like isoform X2, translating into MSKIYCKRCKEAVENQPACSVLCASRACEERAPINKPIVWVLGGPGSGKGTQCDKIIAKYGFTHLSSGDLLRAEVKSGSERGKSLTAIMERGELVPNELVLELLKDAIEAKLAESNGFLIDGYPREKSQGEAFEKTIAPCTVIIYFEATAETLTKRLLGRAASSGRADDNEETIKLRLKTFVANNELVLAQYPDKLKRIDAERSVDDIFAEVVSILDPIVKA
- the LOC134648368 gene encoding adenylate kinase isoenzyme 1-like isoform X3, giving the protein MAPINKPIVWVLGGPGSGKGTQCDKIIAKYGFTHLSSGDLLRAEVKSGSERGKSLTAIMERGELVPNELVLELLKDAIEAKLAESNGFLIDGYPREKSQGEAFEKTIAPCTVIIYFEATAETLTKRLLGRAASSGRADDNEETIKLRLKTFVANNELVLAQYPDKLKRIDAERSVDDIFAEVVSILDPIVKA